One part of the Humulus lupulus chromosome 9, drHumLupu1.1, whole genome shotgun sequence genome encodes these proteins:
- the LOC133799748 gene encoding uncharacterized protein LOC133799748: protein MNEYISKNDAVIQSQAASLRNLETQLGQLANELRNRPQGTLPSDTENPRRDGKEQCKAITLRNGKNLELTEDNCKRNSEPTSIQSSVDKGDKTVNSKNSNGDPEAIAAAIPQQNATVKPMSKPPPPFPQCFQKQQQDGQFRRFLDVLKQLHINIPLVDVLEQMPNYVKFLKDILTKKRRLGEFETVALTKCCSAIQKNKIPPKLKYPGSFTIPISIGG, encoded by the coding sequence ATGAATGAATATATTTCGAAGAATGATGCTGTGATTCAGAGTCAAGCGGCATCCTTGAGGAATCTAGAAACTCAATTGGGACAGCTTGCTAATGAGCTAAGGAATAGACCACAAGGCACCTTGCCTAGTGATACTGAAAATCCAAGGAGAGATGGTAAAGAGCAATGCAAGGCGATCACTTTGAGGAATGGTAAAAATCTAGAATTGACTGAGGATAATTGTAAGAGAAACagcgagcccacttcaatccaaagtagtgtggacAAGGGAGACAAAACTGTGAATTCGAAAAATTCAAATGGTGATCCTGAagcaattgctgcagcaattcctcaGCAAAATGCAACAGTGAAGCCAatgagcaagccacctccaccatttcctcaatGTTTTCAAAAGCAGCAACAAGATGGTCAATTCCGAAGATTTTTGGATGTTTTGAAGCAACTCCACATCAACATACCATTGGTGGACGTTTTGGAACAAATGCCTAATTATGTGAAGTTCTTGAAGGATATTTTGACAAAGAAGAGGAGGCTTGGTGAATTTGAAACGGTTGCTTTGACTAAATGTTGTAGTGCTATACAGAAGAATAAAATTCCTCCAAAGTTGAAGTATCCGGGCAGTTTCACAATTCCAATTTCTATTGGGGGATGA